From Marinobacter alexandrii, one genomic window encodes:
- a CDS encoding HAMP domain-containing sensor histidine kinase yields MNHKLSIVSLIGGILLLLGNHFIVDWEGRSREKVETNFDAIIAEQYEDLKAWSRGNSINDKFRKRTICKGRLEEWSDNKPFVSNQFDDSIRVISNELGIFLLQQFENETCTYLSCLQLLETYSIKNQYLTEGRSIELSESIDYLSTNSGEYEYRDLIHYSINGMPDGLIDAILSIVILLVLLIEYWKYCQINIKSFWIATAILFFLRYLTLEFEAFRFLFRYELFNPIKYTSSIVNPTLGDLFINCLLLLLIIISSAKYVLMLKRSVRGVIVMSAINTILSGVVLHVAWSIISNSQLSLDVGQSIQFDLLRISAYACILLACISYFYFTYLTLKLMRRSTQVSQTIIGALMAACLMGMLDLLSITFSVVHIAILLVSTRYRWGKSFKEFTYSNLLFILMVSLGISAVLAFCIYKYEEGAELDSKKKFANYLLLKRDVLGEFYLDQTIKKLSEDDNLAMVASERSRSVLEDRIRSEFLTPYFNKYDLEIVFQDYQKLQLNTRFTREYSLLSLDNQSDYENIYFIDEGTNFKYICKINVGELVGLIILKIKKRVPSSVYPALLTDNKYFSVTNDFDYAVFAGDDILFHRSKFGQGEWPQREDFEIEALYIRGIEKNGKHYYGVKTNDGRTILIISKKYEARDRLTNFSFFFLLLLFALGTFSIVSSIIEFGLKLNFTSKIQLYLSMAFMIPLLIAGFALLNTLNTSYREEINRSYLKQALYISEILSNEIDEINNETAARRLAEISSYIQSDLSFYNESGYLIATSQPEIFNLDLQSSLINPLVFEELIAKENQSFIADESVGNLDYKVCYAVVNTIDNQISGFIAMPFFDSKNHLRRQQIEVFGNLITIFGFIFIVAIVFGNTVLNNLLQPLRMVADKIRRITLQEVNKPIEYESTDEIGSLVKDYNQMLLKLEDSKLALAKSQKETAWKEIAKQVAHEIKNPLTPMQLKIQQMLRRHQSGSKEHETLTSLLTQVDTLSQIAESFSAFAEMPAPDNQLFDWGQLVKEVAELYRAEGVDISLEMDGAPNIDADKDIFRRILNNIVLNAIQSVNKDLAHIEIKLQTKAGKGILSVKDNGKGVPEELKDKIFLNYFSTKTTGSGIGLALAKKGIENAGGNIWFESKQGEGTTFFISMPVADR; encoded by the coding sequence GTGAATCACAAACTATCCATTGTTTCTTTAATAGGTGGCATTCTGCTGCTGTTAGGCAATCACTTTATTGTCGACTGGGAAGGTCGTTCACGAGAAAAAGTTGAAACAAACTTTGATGCAATCATTGCTGAACAATATGAAGATCTGAAAGCATGGAGTAGAGGAAACTCCATAAATGATAAATTTAGAAAACGGACAATATGTAAGGGTAGACTTGAAGAATGGAGTGATAATAAACCATTTGTATCCAATCAATTTGATGATTCTATTCGTGTCATTAGCAACGAACTTGGAATTTTTCTGCTTCAGCAATTTGAAAATGAAACATGTACGTATTTATCGTGCTTACAATTGCTAGAGACCTATAGTATAAAAAATCAGTATTTGACCGAAGGGAGAAGCATTGAACTCTCTGAAAGTATTGATTACCTATCAACGAATAGTGGAGAATATGAATACAGAGATTTAATTCACTATAGCATAAATGGTATGCCAGATGGACTGATTGATGCGATCTTATCTATTGTAATTCTATTGGTTCTGCTGATCGAATATTGGAAATATTGTCAGATAAATATTAAATCTTTTTGGATAGCAACAGCTATACTGTTTTTCCTAAGGTACCTAACCCTTGAGTTTGAGGCATTCAGATTTCTTTTTAGGTATGAATTATTTAATCCAATTAAGTACACTTCTTCTATTGTAAACCCTACCCTTGGGGATTTATTTATCAATTGCTTGTTGTTGCTATTGATAATTATTTCTAGTGCAAAGTATGTTTTGATGCTCAAAAGATCTGTTAGAGGAGTTATAGTTATGAGCGCCATCAATACTATTCTTTCGGGGGTTGTGCTCCATGTAGCCTGGAGTATAATTAGTAATTCACAACTTTCTCTCGATGTAGGTCAGTCGATTCAATTTGATTTGCTGAGAATATCAGCCTACGCATGTATTCTACTCGCATGTATTAGTTACTTCTATTTTACCTACCTGACACTGAAATTGATGAGAAGAAGCACACAGGTTAGTCAGACCATCATTGGAGCTTTAATGGCGGCATGTTTGATGGGAATGTTGGATCTTTTGTCTATTACATTTAGTGTTGTTCACATTGCGATTCTTTTGGTATCAACTCGCTATAGATGGGGTAAATCATTTAAAGAATTCACCTATTCAAACCTACTTTTTATCCTCATGGTGAGTTTGGGAATATCTGCTGTTCTAGCTTTTTGCATATACAAATATGAAGAAGGTGCAGAACTGGATTCAAAAAAGAAGTTCGCAAACTATTTATTGCTTAAGCGTGATGTATTGGGTGAATTCTATCTGGATCAAACAATTAAAAAACTTTCTGAAGATGATAACCTGGCCATGGTGGCAAGTGAGAGAAGTAGGTCGGTTTTAGAGGATCGTATTCGAAGCGAGTTTTTGACCCCATACTTTAATAAGTATGACTTGGAGATCGTTTTTCAAGATTATCAAAAACTACAACTGAACACACGATTTACAAGAGAGTACAGTCTACTATCATTAGACAATCAATCTGATTATGAGAATATCTATTTTATAGATGAAGGAACAAACTTCAAGTATATCTGCAAAATCAATGTCGGTGAGCTAGTGGGGTTAATAATTTTGAAAATCAAGAAGAGAGTCCCCTCCAGTGTTTACCCAGCTTTACTGACTGACAATAAATACTTCTCCGTTACAAATGATTTTGATTATGCCGTATTTGCAGGAGACGATATACTATTTCATCGTAGCAAATTCGGACAAGGTGAATGGCCACAAAGGGAAGACTTTGAAATAGAAGCTTTATATATCCGTGGGATTGAAAAAAATGGAAAGCATTACTACGGCGTTAAAACAAATGACGGAAGAACAATCCTAATCATTTCTAAAAAATATGAAGCCAGAGACAGACTCACTAATTTTTCATTTTTCTTCTTGCTACTACTTTTTGCTTTGGGCACTTTTAGCATTGTTAGTTCTATAATAGAATTTGGATTAAAGTTGAATTTCACAAGTAAGATTCAACTTTATCTAAGCATGGCGTTCATGATACCTCTTTTGATTGCGGGATTTGCTCTTCTAAACACGTTGAATACTTCTTATCGTGAAGAAATCAATCGGAGCTATCTAAAGCAGGCACTTTATATTTCTGAGATACTCTCAAATGAGATTGATGAAATTAACAATGAAACGGCTGCAAGAAGACTAGCTGAAATAAGTAGCTATATCCAATCTGACTTAAGTTTCTATAATGAGTCTGGTTATTTAATAGCTACAAGTCAACCTGAGATTTTCAATTTGGATTTACAGAGTAGCCTGATCAATCCATTAGTTTTTGAAGAGTTAATTGCGAAAGAAAACCAAAGCTTTATTGCAGATGAGTCGGTTGGCAATCTGGATTATAAAGTTTGCTATGCTGTAGTAAATACGATAGATAACCAAATTTCTGGCTTTATCGCTATGCCATTTTTCGACTCAAAAAATCACCTCAGGAGACAACAAATAGAGGTATTTGGAAACCTAATAACCATTTTTGGATTTATATTCATAGTAGCAATTGTGTTTGGAAACACAGTACTTAATAATCTTTTGCAGCCACTTAGGATGGTCGCAGACAAAATTAGAAGAATTACTTTGCAGGAAGTAAATAAGCCCATTGAATACGAATCGACTGATGAGATTGGTTCTTTGGTAAAAGACTATAATCAAATGCTGTTGAAGTTAGAAGACAGTAAACTTGCCTTAGCAAAAAGTCAGAAAGAAACGGCTTGGAAAGAAATTGCTAAGCAGGTTGCTCATGAGATCAAGAACCCATTAACTCCCATGCAGCTAAAAATCCAGCAAATGCTTAGAAGGCATCAGTCTGGTTCCAAAGAGCATGAAACGCTTACTTCTCTTCTCACTCAAGTGGATACGTTGAGTCAAATCGCAGAATCATTTTCAGCATTTGCGGAGATGCCAGCACCAGATAATCAATTGTTTGATTGGGGACAGCTGGTCAAGGAAGTTGCAGAACTCTATAGGGCAGAGGGAGTAGATATATCTTTAGAAATGGATGGTGCGCCGAATATTGATGCAGACAAAGATATTTTTAGAAGGATTCTCAATAATATTGTTTTAAATGCTATTCAGTCTGTAAATAAAGATTTGGCGCACATTGAAATTAAACTTCAAACAAAAGCAGGAAAAGGGATACTATCTGTAAAGGATAATGGAAAAGGTGTACCTGAAGAACTTAAGGATAAGATATTCCTGAACTATTTTAGTACTAAAACAACAGGAAGTGGAATAGGGCTTGCTTTGGCAAAAAAAGGAATTGAAAACGCGGGAGGTAACATATGGTTTGAATCTAAACAAGGTGAAGGAACCACGTTCTTTATTTCAATGCCAGTGGCTGATCGTTAG
- a CDS encoding DUF420 domain-containing protein, giving the protein MEKERADNKTYLRIIYLISILIPLVVAFLIFFPSKLGIAGDWVKILPAVHATINSLTVFTLGAALVSVKKGNVGMHRSFMLASLFLGILFLISYILYHSSVDSVKFGDLNYDGELNESELLEVGTNRVVYLVILASHILLSILVVPFVLFAFYFALTGQIARHKKMVKFTYPVWMYVSITGVIVYFMIKPYYF; this is encoded by the coding sequence ATGGAAAAGGAACGAGCAGATAACAAGACTTACTTAAGAATCATTTATTTGATTTCTATACTTATCCCGCTTGTGGTTGCTTTCTTAATATTTTTTCCCTCTAAATTAGGTATAGCAGGAGATTGGGTTAAAATTTTACCAGCAGTACATGCCACAATTAATTCATTGACCGTCTTTACCTTAGGAGCAGCGCTCGTTTCGGTTAAAAAAGGGAATGTGGGAATGCATAGATCCTTCATGCTTGCTTCATTGTTTCTTGGGATTCTTTTCCTTATTTCCTATATCCTTTATCATTCTAGTGTAGACTCTGTGAAGTTTGGAGATTTGAATTATGATGGAGAATTGAATGAAAGTGAGTTGTTGGAGGTAGGAACCAATCGGGTCGTTTATTTGGTTATTCTAGCAAGTCATATTTTACTTTCTATTTTGGTAGTTCCGTTTGTCTTGTTTGCGTTCTATTTTGCACTCACAGGTCAGATTGCTCGACACAAGAAGATGGTGAAATTTACTTATCCGGTTTGGATGTATGTTTCGATCACAGGAGTGATTGTCTATTTTATGATCAAACCGTATTACTTCTAA